The following are encoded together in the Streptomyces flavofungini genome:
- a CDS encoding NUDIX hydrolase yields MAIPGENHLAAAVVAHRGRVLLVRRSETERFLPRVWGVPCGKLEPGESPRDGVLRELKEETGLLGHVVRKVGESSFLSQYRGHEVKNWQDNFLVRPLSFDVTLPHPDQDHRWLTPGELDTVEIDDYNREIVGQALSRLRAR; encoded by the coding sequence ATGGCTATCCCTGGCGAGAACCATCTTGCGGCAGCCGTCGTGGCCCACCGGGGCCGTGTGCTGCTCGTGCGTCGCAGTGAGACGGAGCGGTTCCTGCCACGCGTGTGGGGGGTGCCCTGCGGGAAGCTGGAACCGGGCGAGAGCCCGCGCGACGGCGTGCTGCGCGAGCTGAAGGAGGAGACCGGACTGCTCGGCCACGTCGTGCGCAAGGTCGGCGAGTCCTCCTTCCTCAGTCAGTACCGAGGGCACGAGGTCAAGAACTGGCAGGACAACTTCCTCGTCCGCCCGCTCAGCTTCGACGTGACGCTGCCCCACCCCGACCAGGACCACCGCTGGCTCACCCCCGGCGAGCTGGACACGGTCGAGATCGACGACTACAACCGCGAGATCGTGGGCCAGGCCCTGAGCCGCCTGCGCGCCCGCTGA
- a CDS encoding glycoside hydrolase family 2 TIM barrel-domain containing protein translates to MQLPHHEDVSPGTGGLAPRAWYAGSDAAVLSLNGSWRFRLSPGAYGLDESFAAAGFDAAAWDEVVVPGHWVLQGHGAPIYTNQMYPFPVDPPRVPTENPTGDHLRGFDLPAGWPADGDAVLRFDGVESCARVWLNGTPLGDFKGSRLPHEFAVGHLLRPEGNVLAVRVHQWSSGSYLEDQDQWWLPGIFRDVTLLHRPEGAARDFFTHASYDHEAGTGTLRVDSDVPGRVTVPELGVDVATGQSVTVPVEPWSAERPRLYDAELATAGERIPLRVGFRTVALVDGLITVNGRPLLFRGVNRHEFHPERGRALDLATMRADVRLMKQHNINAVRTSHYPPHPAFLDLCDELGLWVIDECDLETHGFTMLGWRGNPADDDRWTPALLDRAARTVERDKNHPSVIVWSLGNECGTGAGLSAMAAWIRDRDPDRLLHYEGDPSCRDTDMYSRMYADHAEVERIGRGEDEGPEARRHLPFVLCEYGHAMGNGPGGLREYQDLFERYERLQGGFVWEWIDHGLKHPEFGYAYGGDFGEELHDGNFVCDGLCFPDRTPSPGLLDYKQVIQPVRFAYDPVSGTVSVTNLYDFADLADLAFEWTYLADGPAHPVSGPLDVPPELGPGESVELKLPDPPSAAGGAEIRLHVSATVCEETNWTSLDHVVARADFAVTPRPPVPVATGRRPRPLGYDTALGPGRFDPRTGELRALADLTLSAPPRLDVWRAPTDNDDGAPWQPDTRYGPLWRKLGLDRMQHRIDGVESDADGLTVRTRIAPAARDLALRTVYRWTSDGTALRLAVSVTPEGDWQVPLPRLGVRLGLPAALGHAHWFGGGPGEAYPDTKSASMVSRWYSQVDRMQTPYVRPQENGARADVRWAELRDDVDGAGVRIVGDPEFWFTARRWSSADLDAATHRTDLRPGAAVWVHLDHGQRGIGSQSCGPGVLPQHELHPEPAEFAFTFTMAERG, encoded by the coding sequence ATGCAACTTCCCCACCACGAGGACGTGTCCCCCGGCACCGGCGGTCTCGCACCCCGCGCGTGGTACGCGGGCTCGGACGCCGCCGTGCTCTCACTGAACGGGAGCTGGCGGTTCCGGCTCTCCCCCGGCGCGTACGGGCTCGACGAGTCGTTCGCCGCCGCCGGCTTCGACGCCGCGGCCTGGGACGAGGTCGTCGTGCCCGGGCACTGGGTCCTCCAGGGCCACGGCGCGCCGATCTACACCAACCAGATGTATCCGTTCCCCGTCGACCCGCCGCGGGTGCCGACGGAGAACCCGACGGGGGACCATCTGCGCGGCTTCGACCTGCCCGCGGGGTGGCCCGCGGACGGGGACGCGGTGCTGCGGTTCGACGGGGTCGAGTCGTGTGCGCGGGTGTGGCTGAACGGCACGCCGCTCGGGGACTTCAAGGGGTCCCGGCTCCCGCACGAGTTCGCGGTGGGGCACCTGCTGCGGCCCGAGGGCAACGTCCTCGCCGTGCGCGTGCACCAGTGGTCGTCGGGGTCCTACCTGGAGGACCAGGACCAGTGGTGGCTGCCCGGCATCTTCCGGGACGTGACGCTCCTGCACCGGCCCGAGGGCGCGGCGCGGGACTTCTTCACGCACGCCTCGTACGACCACGAGGCGGGCACGGGCACGCTGCGGGTCGACTCCGACGTGCCGGGCCGGGTGACGGTGCCGGAGCTCGGCGTGGACGTGGCGACCGGGCAGAGCGTGACCGTGCCGGTCGAGCCGTGGTCGGCGGAGCGGCCCCGGCTCTACGACGCGGAGCTGGCCACGGCGGGCGAGCGGATCCCGCTGCGGGTGGGGTTCCGGACGGTCGCCCTCGTGGACGGGCTGATCACCGTGAACGGGCGGCCGTTGCTGTTCCGGGGCGTGAACCGGCACGAGTTCCACCCGGAGCGGGGCCGCGCCCTCGACCTCGCCACGATGCGCGCGGACGTCCGGCTGATGAAGCAGCACAACATCAACGCCGTCCGCACCTCCCACTACCCGCCGCACCCCGCCTTCCTCGACCTCTGCGACGAGCTCGGCCTGTGGGTGATCGACGAGTGCGACCTGGAGACGCACGGATTCACGATGCTGGGCTGGCGCGGCAACCCCGCCGACGACGACCGCTGGACCCCGGCCCTCCTGGACCGCGCCGCCCGCACCGTCGAGCGCGACAAGAACCACCCCTCGGTGATCGTCTGGTCGCTCGGCAACGAGTGCGGCACGGGCGCGGGCCTCAGCGCGATGGCCGCCTGGATCCGCGACCGCGACCCGGACCGGCTCCTGCACTACGAGGGCGACCCCTCCTGCCGGGACACCGACATGTACTCGCGGATGTACGCCGACCACGCCGAGGTCGAACGCATCGGGCGCGGCGAGGACGAAGGCCCCGAGGCGCGGCGGCACCTGCCGTTCGTCCTGTGCGAGTACGGGCACGCCATGGGCAACGGCCCGGGCGGCCTGCGCGAGTACCAGGACCTGTTCGAGCGGTACGAGCGGCTGCAGGGCGGCTTCGTCTGGGAGTGGATCGACCACGGCCTGAAGCACCCGGAGTTCGGCTACGCCTACGGCGGCGACTTCGGCGAGGAGCTGCACGACGGGAACTTCGTCTGCGACGGCCTGTGCTTCCCCGACCGGACGCCCTCCCCCGGGCTCCTGGACTACAAGCAGGTCATCCAGCCGGTCCGCTTCGCCTACGACCCGGTGTCCGGCACGGTGTCGGTGACCAACCTGTACGACTTCGCGGACCTGGCGGACCTCGCGTTCGAGTGGACGTACCTCGCGGACGGCCCGGCGCACCCGGTGTCGGGCCCGCTGGACGTGCCGCCCGAGTTGGGCCCCGGCGAGAGCGTCGAGCTGAAGCTGCCCGACCCGCCGTCGGCCGCGGGCGGCGCCGAGATCCGGCTGCACGTGTCGGCGACGGTCTGCGAGGAGACCAACTGGACCTCCCTCGACCACGTGGTGGCCCGCGCCGACTTCGCCGTCACCCCGCGCCCGCCCGTGCCCGTCGCCACCGGCCGGCGCCCGCGCCCCCTCGGCTACGACACGGCACTGGGCCCCGGCCGCTTCGACCCCCGCACCGGCGAGCTGCGCGCCCTGGCGGACCTCACCCTGAGCGCGCCCCCGCGCCTGGACGTGTGGCGGGCGCCCACCGACAACGACGACGGCGCGCCCTGGCAGCCCGACACCCGCTACGGCCCGCTCTGGCGCAAGCTGGGCCTGGACCGCATGCAACACCGCATCGACGGCGTCGAGTCGGACGCCGACGGCCTCACCGTCCGCACCCGGATCGCCCCGGCGGCCCGCGACCTGGCGCTGCGCACCGTCTACCGCTGGACGTCCGACGGCACGGCCCTGCGCCTCGCGGTGTCGGTGACGCCGGAGGGCGACTGGCAGGTGCCGCTGCCCCGGCTCGGCGTCCGGCTGGGGCTGCCCGCCGCGCTCGGCCACGCGCACTGGTTCGGCGGCGGCCCCGGGGAGGCGTACCCGGACACCAAGTCGGCGTCCATGGTGAGTCGTTGGTACTCACAGGTCGACCGGATGCAGACGCCGTACGTCCGGCCGCAGGAGAACGGCGCCCGCGCCGACGTCCGCTGGGCCGAGCTGCGCGACGACGTCGACGGGGCCGGGGTGCGGATCGTCGGCGACCCCGAGTTCTGGTTCACGGCCCGGCGCTGGAGCAGCGCGGACCTCGACGCGGCGACCCACCGCACGGACCTGCGTCCGGGTGCCGCGGTGTGGGTGCACCTCGACCACGGGCAGCGCGGCATCGGCTCGCAGTCGTGCGGACCCGGGGTGCTCCCGCAGCACGAACTCCACCCGGAACCAGCGGAGTTCGCCTTCACCTTCACGATGGCCGAGCGAGGGTGA